One Kitasatospora sp. NBC_01287 DNA window includes the following coding sequences:
- a CDS encoding proline dehydrogenase family protein, translating into MLRSALLAASRSPQVRTVVEKFPPTHAIVERFVAGELLDQGITATDELVATGRRVTLDHLGEDTKDAAQAAGTAEAYELLLAALKETGLAANAEVSVKLSAVGQFLPVDGEKIALENARRICEAAADAGTTVTLDMEDHTTTDSTLGIARELRADFPWLGVVLQAYLRRTEEDCKEFAAAGSRVRLCKGAYKEPESVAFQGKHDVDLAYVRALKVLMAGEGYPMIASHDPNMIKIAGQLAEWNGRARDSFEYQMLYGIRPEEQLRLAEAGNTMRVYLPYGQEWYGYFMRRLAERPANLVFFLRAMATRG; encoded by the coding sequence ATGCTCCGTTCCGCCCTCCTCGCCGCCTCCCGCTCGCCGCAGGTGCGCACCGTCGTGGAGAAGTTCCCGCCGACCCACGCGATAGTCGAGCGGTTCGTCGCCGGCGAACTGCTCGACCAGGGCATCACCGCCACCGACGAACTGGTCGCCACCGGCCGCAGGGTCACGCTCGACCACCTCGGCGAGGACACCAAGGACGCCGCGCAGGCCGCCGGCACCGCCGAGGCCTACGAGCTCCTGCTGGCCGCGCTCAAGGAGACCGGCCTCGCCGCCAACGCCGAGGTCTCGGTCAAGCTCTCCGCCGTGGGCCAGTTCCTGCCGGTGGACGGCGAGAAGATCGCGCTGGAGAACGCCCGGCGGATCTGCGAGGCCGCGGCCGACGCGGGCACCACGGTCACCCTGGACATGGAGGACCACACCACCACGGACTCCACGCTGGGCATCGCGCGCGAGCTGCGCGCCGACTTCCCGTGGCTGGGTGTCGTGCTGCAGGCCTACCTGCGCCGCACCGAGGAGGACTGCAAGGAGTTCGCCGCGGCCGGCTCCCGGGTCCGGCTGTGCAAGGGCGCCTACAAGGAGCCGGAGTCGGTCGCCTTCCAGGGCAAGCACGACGTCGACCTGGCCTACGTCCGCGCCCTCAAGGTGCTGATGGCGGGCGAGGGTTACCCGATGATCGCCTCGCACGACCCCAACATGATCAAGATCGCCGGCCAGCTCGCCGAGTGGAACGGCCGCGCGCGCGACAGCTTCGAGTACCAGATGCTCTACGGCATCCGCCCCGAGGAGCAGCTGCGGCTGGCCGAGGCCGGCAACACCATGCGGGTGTACCTGCCCTACGGCCAGGAGTGGTACGGCTACTTCATGCGCCGGCTCGCCGAGCGTCCGGCGAACCTGGTCTTCTTCCTGCGGGCGATGGCTACCAGGGGCTGA
- the pruA gene encoding L-glutamate gamma-semialdehyde dehydrogenase encodes MDAVTQVPAPVNEPVHSYAPGSPERARLEAKLKELGGQEPVQLTMTINGERRMGAGTEIHVVQPHNHAARLGTLRNATQGDAQDAIDTALAAAPAWQALSFDSRAAIFLKAADLLAGPWRETLAAATMLGQSKTAQQAEIDSSCELIDFLRFNVHFARQIIAEQPVSSDGVWNRSDHRPLEGFVYAITPFNFTAIAGNLPTAPALMGNVVLWKPSPTQQFSAHLLMELLEEAGLPKGVINMVTGDGLAVSEVALKHPALAGIHFTGSTPTFQHLWREVGNNIAGYRSYPRIVGETGGKDFLVAHPSADPAVLKTAMTRGAFEFQGQKCSALSRAYVPASIWAGLKDEFQAEVEGLTMGDVTDLANFMSAVIDDRSFAKNKAAIDRAQADPSVEVLAGGTYDDSVGYFVRPTVLVCSDPAAEYFRDEYFGPILAVYVYEDEKYDEMLAQMESVSSYGLTGAIIAQDRAAAQDAMHKLRFAAGNFYINDKPTGAVVGQQPFGGGRASGTNDKAGAKQNLARWTSTRSVKETFVPPTDYRYPHMG; translated from the coding sequence ATGGACGCTGTGACCCAGGTCCCCGCGCCGGTGAACGAGCCGGTCCACAGCTACGCCCCCGGCAGCCCGGAACGGGCCCGCCTGGAGGCCAAGCTGAAGGAGCTGGGGGGCCAGGAGCCCGTCCAGCTGACCATGACGATCAACGGTGAGCGCCGGATGGGCGCCGGCACCGAGATCCACGTCGTCCAGCCGCACAACCACGCGGCTCGGCTCGGTACCCTGCGCAACGCCACCCAGGGCGACGCGCAGGACGCCATCGACACTGCCCTGGCGGCCGCTCCCGCCTGGCAGGCGCTCTCCTTCGACTCGCGCGCCGCGATCTTCCTCAAGGCCGCCGACCTGCTGGCCGGCCCGTGGCGCGAGACGCTGGCCGCCGCGACCATGCTCGGCCAGTCCAAGACCGCGCAGCAGGCCGAGATCGACTCCTCCTGCGAGCTGATCGACTTCCTGCGCTTCAACGTGCACTTCGCCCGGCAGATCATCGCCGAGCAGCCGGTCTCCTCCGACGGCGTGTGGAACCGCAGTGACCACCGCCCGCTGGAGGGCTTCGTCTACGCGATCACGCCGTTCAACTTCACCGCCATCGCCGGCAACCTGCCGACCGCCCCGGCCCTGATGGGCAACGTGGTGCTCTGGAAGCCGTCCCCCACCCAGCAGTTCTCCGCGCACCTGCTGATGGAGCTGCTGGAGGAGGCGGGCCTGCCCAAGGGCGTCATCAACATGGTGACCGGCGACGGCCTGGCCGTCTCCGAGGTCGCGCTGAAGCACCCGGCGCTGGCCGGCATCCACTTCACCGGCTCCACCCCGACCTTCCAGCACCTGTGGCGCGAGGTCGGCAACAACATCGCCGGCTACCGCAGCTACCCGCGGATCGTCGGCGAGACCGGTGGCAAGGACTTCCTGGTCGCCCACCCCTCCGCCGACCCGGCCGTGCTGAAGACCGCGATGACCCGCGGGGCCTTCGAGTTCCAGGGCCAGAAGTGCTCGGCGCTGTCGCGCGCCTACGTCCCCGCGTCGATCTGGGCCGGGCTGAAGGACGAGTTCCAGGCCGAGGTCGAGGGCCTGACCATGGGTGACGTCACCGACCTGGCGAACTTCATGAGCGCCGTGATCGACGACCGCTCGTTCGCCAAGAACAAGGCCGCCATCGACCGCGCCCAGGCCGACCCGTCGGTCGAGGTGCTGGCCGGCGGCACCTACGACGACTCGGTGGGCTACTTCGTGCGCCCGACCGTGCTGGTCTGCTCGGACCCGGCGGCCGAGTACTTCCGCGACGAGTACTTCGGCCCGATCCTCGCCGTGTACGTCTACGAGGACGAGAAGTACGACGAGATGCTCGCGCAGATGGAGTCGGTCTCCTCCTACGGCCTGACCGGCGCGATCATCGCCCAGGACCGCGCCGCCGCCCAGGACGCGATGCACAAGCTGCGCTTCGCGGCCGGCAACTTCTACATCAACGACAAGCCGACCGGCGCGGTCGTCGGCCAGCAGCCCTTCGGTGGCGGCCGGGCGTCGGGGACCAACGACAAGGCCGGCGCCAAGCAGAACCTGGCGCGCTGGACCTCCACCCGTTCGGTCAAGGAGACCTTCGTCCCGCCGACCGACTACCGCTACCCGCACATGGGCTGA